A portion of the Cyanobium sp. PCC 7001 genome contains these proteins:
- a CDS encoding B12-binding domain-containing radical SAM protein — protein sequence MRTLLIYPEFPKTFWSYEKILELVNRKVLLPPLGMVTVAALLPQDWPMKLVDRNVREVTEAEWGWAELVVISGMIVQKGDMAAQIARAKQRGLPVAVGGPFASSTPDAPELDLADFKVLDEGEITLPLFIEALQRGERQGRFNSGGEKPDVTGTPIPRFDLLEMDAYSEMSVQFSRGCPFQCEFCDIIVLYGRKPRTKEPDQLIAELQRLYDLGWRRSVFLVDDNFIGNKRNVKRLLPALKQWQIEHGYPFSFATEASVDLAADDDLMQMMVECRFESVFLGIETPDEASLEVAGKKQNTRSSLDDSVNRITSYGLRVMAGFIIGFDGEKQGAGDRIVDFVTRTGIPHAMMGMLQALPNTALWHRLEREGRLIQDSAAAKGVNQTNLLNFVPTRPIRDIANEYVEAFSKLYEPHAYIDRVYNYFLKLPPQKYKEFLVEGAAQQNGNRSKGINWVDLRALAIIVWRQGFRRSTRWRFWKALYGMARHNPKRFKGFIAILAHNEHFLEYRAIVRREIAAQLAQLPPETEGAASPSPAPALLSA from the coding sequence ATGCGCACCCTGCTGATCTATCCGGAATTCCCCAAGACCTTCTGGAGCTACGAGAAGATCCTGGAACTGGTGAACCGCAAGGTGCTCCTGCCGCCCCTGGGCATGGTCACCGTGGCGGCCCTGCTGCCGCAGGACTGGCCGATGAAGCTGGTGGACCGCAATGTGCGGGAAGTGACCGAGGCCGAGTGGGGCTGGGCCGAGCTGGTGGTGATCTCGGGCATGATCGTGCAGAAGGGCGACATGGCCGCCCAGATCGCCAGGGCCAAGCAGCGGGGGCTACCCGTGGCCGTGGGCGGCCCCTTCGCCAGTTCCACCCCCGACGCCCCTGAGCTGGACCTGGCCGATTTCAAGGTGCTCGACGAAGGTGAGATCACGCTGCCGCTGTTCATCGAGGCCCTGCAGCGCGGCGAACGGCAGGGCCGCTTCAACTCCGGCGGTGAGAAACCGGATGTGACCGGCACGCCCATCCCCCGCTTCGACCTGCTGGAGATGGACGCCTATTCCGAGATGTCGGTGCAGTTCTCGCGGGGCTGTCCGTTTCAGTGCGAGTTCTGCGACATCATCGTGCTGTATGGGCGCAAACCCCGAACCAAGGAGCCCGACCAGCTGATCGCCGAATTGCAGCGCCTCTACGACCTGGGCTGGCGCCGCTCGGTGTTCCTGGTGGATGACAATTTCATCGGCAACAAGCGCAATGTGAAGCGACTGCTGCCTGCCCTCAAGCAGTGGCAGATCGAGCACGGCTATCCCTTCAGCTTCGCCACCGAGGCCTCGGTGGATCTGGCCGCCGATGACGATCTGATGCAGATGATGGTGGAATGCCGCTTCGAGAGCGTGTTCCTCGGCATCGAAACCCCTGATGAGGCGAGCCTAGAGGTAGCTGGCAAGAAGCAGAACACCCGCAGCTCGCTGGACGATTCCGTGAACCGGATCACCTCCTACGGGTTGCGGGTGATGGCCGGGTTCATCATCGGCTTTGACGGCGAGAAGCAGGGCGCCGGCGACCGCATCGTGGACTTCGTGACCCGCACGGGGATCCCCCACGCAATGATGGGGATGCTGCAGGCCCTGCCGAACACGGCTCTGTGGCATCGCCTGGAGCGGGAAGGTCGGCTGATTCAGGATTCAGCGGCAGCGAAGGGTGTGAACCAGACCAACCTGCTCAACTTCGTGCCCACACGGCCGATCAGGGACATCGCCAACGAATACGTGGAGGCGTTCTCCAAGCTCTATGAACCCCATGCCTACATCGACAGGGTCTACAACTATTTCCTGAAACTGCCGCCCCAGAAATACAAGGAGTTCCTCGTCGAAGGTGCTGCCCAGCAGAACGGGAACCGCAGCAAAGGCATCAACTGGGTGGATCTGCGGGCCCTCGCCATCATCGTGTGGCGCCAGGGATTCCGGCGCAGCACCCGCTGGCGCTTCTGGAAGGCGCTCTATGGCATGGCCCGCCACAATCCCAAGCGCTTCAAGGGCTTCATTGCGATCCTGGCCCACAACGAACACTTCCTTGAATACCGGGCGATCGTGCGCCGGGAGATCGCCGCGCAGCTGGCCCAACTGCCTCCGGAAACCGAAGGGGCAGCCAGCCCGTCTCCTGCGCCGGCGCTGCTCTCAGCCTGA
- a CDS encoding cytochrome B6 has protein sequence MGAVIYLGLVGGGLLAAFVASVVLRGVKLI, from the coding sequence ATGGGTGCAGTGATCTACCTGGGTCTGGTCGGCGGCGGTCTGCTCGCCGCCTTCGTGGCCTCCGTGGTGCTGCGCGGCGTCAAGCTGATCTGA
- the rimO gene encoding 30S ribosomal protein S12 methylthiotransferase RimO, which produces MSSPRQPGSPRKTIAFSHLGCEKNRVDTEHMLGLLAEAGYGVSADEGEANVVVVNTCSFIQDAREESVRTLVELAEQGKELIIAGCLAQHFQEELLESLPEAKAIVGTGDYQHIVSVLERVEAGERVNQVSATPTFVGDEHLPRYRTTSEAVAYLKVAEGCDYRCAFCIIPRLRGDQRSRPIESIVAEARQLAAQGVKELVLISQITTNYGLDLYGKPRLAELLRALAEVEIPWIRVHYAYPTGLTPEVLAAYREVPNVVPYLDLPLQHSHPDVLRAMNRPWQANVTGGLLHRIREQLPDAVLRTTFIVGFPGETEEHFQHLLDFVAEQRFDHVGVFTFSPEDGTPAAELPDAVAPELAAARKDRLMTVQQPIAAARNQAWVGRIVDVLIEQENPATGEMLGRCSRFAPEVDGEVRVHPGPGGLCAAPGTMVPVRLTAADTYDLIGEVVGAGAMVHQAQAARSLRSA; this is translated from the coding sequence ATGAGTTCTCCGCGCCAGCCCGGCTCCCCACGCAAGACGATCGCCTTCTCCCACCTCGGCTGCGAGAAGAACCGGGTGGACACCGAGCACATGCTCGGCCTGCTGGCGGAAGCCGGCTATGGCGTGAGCGCGGATGAAGGCGAGGCCAACGTGGTGGTGGTGAACACCTGCAGCTTCATCCAGGACGCCCGTGAGGAATCGGTGCGGACCCTGGTGGAGCTGGCGGAACAGGGCAAGGAACTGATCATCGCCGGCTGTCTGGCCCAGCATTTCCAGGAGGAACTGCTCGAATCGCTGCCGGAGGCCAAGGCGATCGTGGGCACCGGCGACTACCAGCACATCGTGAGCGTGCTGGAACGGGTGGAGGCCGGCGAGCGGGTGAACCAGGTGAGCGCCACCCCCACCTTCGTGGGCGATGAGCACCTGCCCCGCTACCGCACCACCTCCGAGGCCGTGGCCTACCTGAAGGTGGCCGAAGGCTGCGACTACCGCTGCGCCTTCTGCATCATTCCCAGGCTGCGCGGCGATCAGCGCTCACGGCCGATCGAGTCGATCGTGGCCGAAGCCCGGCAACTGGCGGCCCAGGGGGTGAAGGAACTGGTGCTGATCAGCCAGATCACCACCAACTACGGTCTCGACCTCTACGGCAAGCCCCGACTGGCGGAGCTGCTCCGGGCCCTGGCTGAGGTGGAGATCCCGTGGATCCGGGTGCATTACGCCTATCCCACCGGCCTCACCCCCGAGGTGCTGGCCGCCTACCGGGAGGTACCGAACGTGGTGCCCTACCTGGATCTGCCGCTGCAGCACAGCCACCCGGACGTGCTGCGGGCCATGAACAGGCCCTGGCAGGCGAACGTGACCGGCGGACTGCTGCACCGGATCCGCGAGCAGCTGCCGGATGCGGTGCTGCGCACCACCTTCATCGTGGGCTTTCCCGGTGAAACCGAGGAGCACTTCCAGCACCTGCTGGACTTCGTGGCCGAACAGCGCTTCGACCATGTGGGGGTGTTCACCTTCTCCCCCGAGGACGGCACGCCGGCGGCGGAACTGCCCGATGCGGTGGCACCAGAGCTGGCCGCCGCCCGCAAGGACCGGCTGATGACAGTGCAGCAACCGATCGCCGCCGCCCGCAATCAGGCCTGGGTGGGCAGGATCGTGGATGTGCTCATCGAGCAGGAGAACCCGGCCACCGGGGAGATGCTGGGCCGCTGCAGCCGTTTCGCACCGGAGGTGGACGGGGAGGTGCGGGTGCATCCAGGGCCCGGGGGCCTGTGCGCCGCACCCGGCACGATGGTGCCGGTGCGCCTCACGGCCGCCGACACCTACGACCTGATCGGCGAGGTGGTGGGCGCCGGCGCGATGGTGCACCAGGCGCAGGCGGCCCGCTCGCTCAGATCAGCTTGA